The following DNA comes from Xiphophorus hellerii strain 12219 chromosome 5, Xiphophorus_hellerii-4.1, whole genome shotgun sequence.
GTAAGATTTAACTAAGTATAGTGTTGTCATTGTTAGTCCTTAGCTTGTAGAAACAGCATACAAGAtaaactgtgtgtgtggggtgtgtgtgtgtgtgtcggtgggtgtgtgtgtgtgtggggtgtgtgtgtgtgggtgtgggtgtgtgtgtgtgtgtgtgtgggggtgggggtgtgtgtgtgggaggggtgtgtgtgggcgtgggtgtgtgggtgtgtgggtgtgggtgcgtgggcgtgtgtgtgtgtgtgtgggtgtgtatgttTGTTTCACCTCAGTAAACTTTTATTCCAACTATAGACACAGCTGTAATGTTGCCAGTACCACAAGACACTGCATGCGGTTCCCGTCATAATCAATCATCCATTTTGGACATGAATATTAAAGGAATTGCAGCAACAGGTGTATGGAACTAAATTAGGGTCATAAagtttgttgaaaagaaaaaattgtctgaaactggagaaaaagatgttgaatctgaaaagtagttttATCAGTTTCAAATCCTTTTTCTAAtttcaaatttctgtttttaatttgaaacttttttacAGTTCCAAATCTTTCAGTTTCaaattgttttcagtttcaaaataatgtttcagtttttcttttgtataaaTGTTATGACCCCAAGTTAGCACCATACAAGTGGAGCGAACCGAAATAACTCGACACCCAACATTAAAGTTAATATAGTAGCAGGTTTTTACagtgatttctgtttttgctttttctaaattttcACTTGCTGAAGTGGTTTGATAATCTATGAATACAGAAATGGCCACAAACATTACAAGGGTGTCGAAAGAATACTTTATAAAAACTCAAATGGTAAAGTGGGAAAGTAAAATGGTGAACTGGAGATGGGCCATGAGCtactcacacacacccagaaAGTCCACAGATTCTCACACACAGCAGGACAGAAAGGACAGGCCATGTTTTGGGACTTCTCCAGGTCAGATGATGACAGGCAAAAGCAGCAGGGTGGGTCAACTAGGCaggtttctgattggctgagaggcTGCATGGGAATTTAGACCAAGTGGAACTGGATCTGGTGCTTCCAAAACtagcacccccacacacacccactcacaCACCACAAACGGTGCCCTACATAGTCAGAAAATGCTCACATGGACCGGCACACATTTAATTGAAAGGTTGACTGAAGTAGATTCTGATCGGGTTAAAAACTGTACCGCCTCCTGCTGACGGCACCCCTACATTACAGCCAAGAAATGGAAAGtggaaattcacatttttatgcttttatgggtctcagctgcttctaaaaCAGCCGAAGTGCTTCAACAAAAAACTCCAGacgttttttggtgtctgggaAATTATccgtttcaaaaacttcccGACAGTTAAGTCACATTCCATGGGCGCttcgccgttacctagcaacccagacccgttacctagcaacgcaaGCCGGAACACGgagcgctaaataataaaacataatctaACGAAGCTTCGAAGCAGAtacattttcctcgaggaattttaataatcgaggtactcgaatcactcgAGGAGTCGTGTCAGCCCTAATATTGACTAACTGACTAAAGTGTCACAACAAGCATTTCTAATGgctgatattatttaaaaaccagcagtttttcttttttgtcactttaattTATCCTTTTCTTACAGCTGCCTAACATGTTTGGAAACGTACGTTCGACCATCCTTTCCCTGATGATTGGCTCCTACGCTTCTTCAGCAGTCACCTTCCTGGGAATCAAGGTGTGCACTCACCCGCAAGTGAAAAAGATCAGATGTTTGGGATTGTGAATgcatcaaagaaagaaaatgaaaatgtatcaagtgtttgaaaaaaaaaaaattacacttaaAGGAGGGGTAATTAATGTCAAGGATGATAATAGAGGGCAACCTCAAAAATATCAGGTGTCATATTAGCTTTACTGTTTggtgaattattttaatccatTTCTACATCTCTTTatatttttccataattttcCTCCTAATTCCCATCAGTTGATTTATGACCTTGGTGTGTCGTTCCGGCTCATCATGTGGGTGTGGACGGGTTTGGCCTGCATAGTCATCCTCAACTGCTTCCTGAACTGGCCGGGTGAATCCTTCCCAGCTCCAGAAGACACCAGATACACGTcagtaacaacaacaacaacaacaacaacaacaacaacaataataataataataataataataatacacttTCTATACTCTGTCTACATCTTTTTGATCTTCTCTTGGCAGTAAAACGATGAGAATTAATGGGGTTGTGACAGAGGACAGGATGACCGGGGACAGGTACATCACCAATGTGATGATCATGGAGGACACAGTGAGTCCCAAACCACAAGAATCTGAAAAGAGACACTCCGAAAGCGCCTCTAATGGTAAATACAGCTTTGTTATGAGCTATCCAGATCTGATCATTCATAAGGATCTGTTGGCATTGTGATTGGTAAAAGTATCATTCAAAGGTCTTTGTAAGACTCCAACTCCACACAAACCATGGCTGGCTGCATTAGCTCCATTTACATTCACCATAAAAATGCAAgcattgaaattacaaaaataaatctactgTAATTTCTACCAGCTGCAGTTCCAATCTGTCAGTCCGTGTGCTCTCCCATCTTCCTGTGGAGCGTCCTGGTCATGGCAATCACTCAGCTCAGGCTGATCTTCTTCATGGGAGCCATGAATAAGATGATCGAGTTCCTGGTCACTCATGGCGACCCCAACCGTAAGCATAAAATATAGGCCTACACAAAACCATTTATTAGAGATGTTGAGTTTAACTTTTACACTTGCTGTTCTGTCTTCCAGCCGGGTTGGAGCTACGGAAGGAGGCGGAGGACCAAGGTACCTATCAGGAACATCCTGAGCCTCCAGTCaacattgtattttcacatatttgaaCTGATTTCACTCTGGCTGTCTTCTCCAGTGTCTTTCTACTCGTCCATCTTTGGTACGATGCAGCTTCTGTGTCTGGTGACGTGTCCTATGATCGGCTACATCATGGACTGGAGGATGAAGGAGTGTGAAGAGGAACATGTAAACATATCAACAAGCAAAAGGTAGGAAAACGTTTGGACTTTATTGAGGCTGATGAGATTCAACAGCAAGTGGGGTGAATACTCCAAACCAGGGGAACGCCATGGGAACCATGTTACATCGGCACAAACTTGTTATACTTGTTTCCTCAGCAACTCATCGCCCccaaagagagacagaaagatcCAAAAACTGAGCAATGCCATCAGAGCCTTCATTTTCACCAACTTCCTACTGGTCATGTTTGGAGTTATTTCCTTGATTGACAACTTGCCCATACAGGTCAGGAAAAATGTTGCACTAGAATATGAACTGAAAGCTCCTTCGGTCATTTTTCAGTTCACCATTATAACATTTTAAGACAGAATGTTGTGCTCTTGAGGGCTGATGTCCTGCTACTTCTAGACAAATCAAAAAGCTGAACTGCCTCTTCATCATGTTGCCATGTCCTGCGATATCCTGTATTGtgccgtttgtaaagttacacagtcaaaaattaacataaatagTTTGGGGCTTCATTTTTCACAATCCCATTTTGTCATGTcattcatacatttataaatgtcacagttccAAACTCACTACTTAATTAtcaagctaactatttagctccAAAGATATTTAGTGAACAATAGCTTCAAACTAGATATCTAGATATTAAGTTAAAGATTTAactgcaaactaaatatttatctagcaagctaaatgttcaagctaaatatttagttaatgaGCTAGCTTCAAACTAGTTATCAAGCTAGATATTTAGCTCCAAGAGTATTTAGTTAGCAAATtagtttcaaagtaaatatttagttagcaagctagtTAATTTGGAACTGTgacatgaatgaaaaacatggtgaaaatatgtcTTTGATAAATGAATCCTCTTGTTTCTCTCATAAGaggctaaaaaacaaaattattcctATTAATCCTTGACTGTGTAATTTACAAACGACGCCCCAAAGTCTGTTTATTGAAGTGATTCCACATTTCAAAGCTGCAGGACACTGAGCCTTgatgactggagtttgagatctCTGGTGTCAcatgttatgttttcatttgctttcgttgttacagcaaaaaataaaatcttggacatttttaatgcagataAAAAGCAAATACCGACAGTCCTGTAACATGTGTCCTGctctctgttttgttctttcacaGGTGTTGTCCTTTGCTCTTCATACCGTTGTTAGGGGATTTATCCACTCCTGCTGTGGAGGCCTCTATGCAGCAGTGTGAGTGACGCAAtgaaatgatgttttaaaatcCTTTAGACTTGCTACTAATTCATTCAAAGATGATGAAATGATAACAGAAAGATGCAGCTTTCcctctctgaaggttcaggtcagagtctgGGTGTGATCTGTGTTGCCTTTGCAATCCCAAAGGCAACACAGATCAGTTTAGCTTGTTGTAGCTCTATAAATAAACGTTTTCTTTCCTCACTCACCACAGTCATCACCACCtacaataacattttaattatatgAGTTGCAACAACATTTAGTCTCCCTTTGAGCTCAATATATTACTTTTGAATTGAATCAACAGCAGGGGTGAACCTGCTttatagtattttatttatttatttattttttataattccCTTTCCCAGATCTTGAATTGTTTGCTAAAATTTTCATTCTTCTTCACCACCACCAAGGAACCAACATCTGACTAttgtccagtttttctttttttattatttatttttatcctaaTTGTAGTCAAATATCTTTAAGGATGCCACATTTCTCTCATTTCCGCTCTCCTTTCATCCAGGTATCCAGCGAACCACTTTGGGACTCTAACGGGCTTCCAGTCAACAATCAGTGCAGCGTTCGCCTTGCTCCAGCAGCCGCTCTTCATACTGATGGTGGGGTACCTCGGCGGAAACCCTTACTGGGTAAGGTGCTCTCACAGACGGACACCACCCACAAGTgctcaagtttatttgtacagcatatTTCAGCGagaaggcatttcaaagtgttttacgccataaaaatgtaatacagtaaccaattaagaaacaagcaataaacattacattttgccaagCAAATGtacatcaaatattttaatcaaggTTCCAGCTATTATGGATCAAAAGGAGCTTTACACACGAGGGTTTTTAGTCTGGACTTAAAGAAACCgagtgtttctgttgttttgcagttttctgaatgttttctttagatttgtggtacatagaagctgaatgctgcttctccatgtttggtagATCTGAGTCTTCTGGAAGGTTGAAACAAccacagcagatctttaatacattttctgacTTACAAgctaacaaaagtattttaaagtctgttttctgagctacagggagcctcTGTAGGGACTCTATAACCGGgatgatgtgctctatcttcctggttttagtcagaacaccagcagcggcgttctggatctgattggttttttaggcagacctgtaaagacactgttgcagtaatcaatgcgactaaagataaacatatggatgagtttctctagatcttgctgagacattagttctctagtcctggaaatgttcttcaggtgatagatgGCTGACTTTGTACccgtctttatgtgtctctgaaggttcaggtcagagtctgTGTGTAGATTTCAGACCTGATCgctagtttctagctgtaataaccGAAGATGTGTGTTGACTCTAGATgattcctctttaggtccaaagataataacttcagtttgtttctgttcatcttGAGAAAGTTGTGGCACATCCACATATTTAtttgttctaagcatctgttcagttcTTTAATGAtgacattgtaatgtagagctgtgtgtcatctctgtagcttatttctgttttttacctGAGCTAGCAGGAGCATGTAGATATTAATTATCAGGGGTCCCAGTATTTAACCTTGTGGTACCCCACAAGTGATTTCTGTCCTTTCCATTGAGACGTTATCTATTGACACAAAGACGTCTCTGTTCTGTAGGTAAGAATTGAACCAATTAAGTATTGGACTAGAGAGTTCCAGTCACTCAATCATATATTGTGGTCAACATTGTCAAACATCCCCGAGCTTGTAGAGAGAACTCACTTTTACTTTCTTACTGCAGATCAACATTGGCCTTCTCATCTTCTCCATGGTCGGCTTCCTGTTACCATGTTATCTCTTCTATCACCGGAGAGGCCTAATCAGAGAGAAGGCGCAGCTAGATGTGATCGCTGCCCGCCAGTCTGAGAAGGAGAACAAAGATCTTATCCAGTCAGACTGTGAAGACGAGGGGTCTTCAAAATATGGAAACATACTCAATGGGCATACTGGTTAACTGGTTATAATGACATGGTCACTTATTGTCAGCAATGTTATTATTTTGACTATGACTtatgtgtttttgaaaaaaaaaaacattagtccTAAAGATAAATGCccaacaaaataagcaaaaccgAGATTCCAGCTCAAAAATGCGCTCTTCAttagggctgggcgatatggctgaaaataaaaacacgcTATAATCGTTTCATATCAGtctaaatcaataattattgcttagttttttgttttaaatatctgaaatactaccAAACCAGTGATGTgacctttcttgttttattcacaGTTTCCATCCACGCCGAacatttaaactgctgctgggcatgttactcaacaggttgttgctaggtaactgcaAGTTACCCAGCAtactgttgctaggtaaccatagggtgagtgagttagttgattccactaACTTTGCTTAACTAGcagtgagaggttgagcagccaaagcctttcctctgcctacatctcccagaatgccgtgcggTTCTGGACCAGAGTTCCacgaatattttattaaacaatttaTCACTGATTTATTGTCTCTTAATAGAACTACAATAATTCTGAAACCTaaaattgtttgcattttgcattttaattcaCGTCAAAATTAGGGAGATAAATTGATTTTatcgattaatcaaattttctggTTTTGGAGAATTAATTTTTGGAcaatttggatttttctttttcaccagCGCATTCATAAACCAGAGGGATGTTAGCTGTCACCAAGAATCACcttgtattttttcttcattacaaatttggagaaaaaaaaaaagctgagggACCATTATGGCAGAACTACATCCTTTTCtgtcattgttttctttttttgttgttgctgaccGCATCCATTGTTGTCACTAATTATGTTATATTTAAAACTAGGCTTTCTAGGATTTTGTGTGTAAAGTAGTACCGCTGTGTATTTTGTATTATTGAAGCCAAATGTATAAATATTGATGTGCAAATGCTCCAACATCACTGACTgggacaatttaa
Coding sequences within:
- the slc43a1b gene encoding solute carrier family 43 member 1b; amino-acid sequence: MAPSLRQAYRRRWWMAVTSIVENLFFSAVLLGWASLLIMLKDEGFYSHLCVENETFATNKSLVEGGRWPSCVEQEEMLNLGFTIGSFFLSAATLPLGILMDKFGPRPIRLIGSSCFAASCAMMAAAAYDPEALSVLIFFAVSFNGFGGICLTFTSLTLPNMFGNVRSTILSLMIGSYASSAVTFLGIKLIYDLGVSFRLIMWVWTGLACIVILNCFLNWPGESFPAPEDTRYTKTMRINGVVTEDRMTGDRYITNVMIMEDTVSPKPQESEKRHSESASNAAVPICQSVCSPIFLWSVLVMAITQLRLIFFMGAMNKMIEFLVTHGDPNPGLELRKEAEDQVSFYSSIFGTMQLLCLVTCPMIGYIMDWRMKECEEEHVNISTSKSNSSPPKRDRKIQKLSNAIRAFIFTNFLLVMFGVISLIDNLPIQVLSFALHTVVRGFIHSCCGGLYAAVYPANHFGTLTGFQSTISAAFALLQQPLFILMVGYLGGNPYWINIGLLIFSMVGFLLPCYLFYHRRGLIREKAQLDVIAARQSEKENKDLIQSDCEDEGSSKYGNILNGHTG